From one Brachypodium distachyon strain Bd21 chromosome 4, Brachypodium_distachyon_v3.0, whole genome shotgun sequence genomic stretch:
- the LOC112268913 gene encoding LOB domain-containing protein 42-like: MRMSCNGCRVLRKGCSEGCTIRPCLEWIKSPDAQANATVFLAKFYGRAGLLNLLAAGPDDLRPALFRSLLYEACGRMVNPIYGSVGLLWSGRWEACQAAVEAVLKGEPVVQVSSEAVPSAQATPPLRAYDIRHVAKDPEAADPLRVSRAGRTRFKRGASSSTSKTKKVSASAGAKSFSPAPRQESEQAPSHEESAGSHNHGHVDDEGMMMGVEQTREQSDQDTEAEAGSHVSQAEQSPVPPMRQEEIGLELTLGLEPSVTRVARSPLAPLDLSGLSAESSHIGLGLALPA; the protein is encoded by the coding sequence ATGCGGATGAGCTGCAACGGGTGCCGGGTGCTGCGCAAGGGGTGCAGCGAGGGCTGCACCATCCGGCCGTGCCTGGAGTGGATCAAGAGCCCCGACGCGCAGGCCAACGCCACCGTCTTCCTCGCCAAGTTCTACGGCCGCGCCGGGCTGCTCAACCTCCTCGCCGCGGGACCCGACGACCTCCGCCCGGCGCTCTTCCGCTCGCTGCTCTACGAGGCATGCGGCCGGATGGTGAACCCGATCTACGGCTCCGTCGGGCTGCTCTGGTCCGGCCGCTGGGAGGCCTGCCAGGCCGCCGTAGAAGCCGTGCTCAAGGGGGAACCAGTCGTTCAGGTCTCCTCCGAGGCCGTCCCCTCCGCGCAAGCCACCCCGCCCCTCAGGGCCTACGACATCCGCCATGTCGCCAAGGACCCAGAGGCCGCCGATCCGCTGCGTGTCTCGCGCGCTGGACGCACCAGATTCAAGCGCGGCGcctcgtcctccacctccaaaACAAAGAAGGTCAGCGCCAGCGCCGGTGCAAAGAGCTTCTCTCCCGCCCCAAGGCAGGAATCAGAGCAGGCGCCGAGCCACGAGGAGTCGGCCGGCAGCCACAACCACGGCCATGTTGATGACGAGGGCATGATGATGGGAGTCGAGCAAACGCGGGAACAGTCGGATCAGGACACCGAGGCTGAGGCGGGCTCGCACGTCAGCCAGGCCGAGCAGAGCCCTGTGCCGCCGATGCGGCAGGAGGAGATCGGGCTGGAGCTGACGCTCGGGCTGGAGCCGTCGGTCACGCGCGTGGCGAGGTCGCCGCTGGCACCCTTAGACCTCAGCGGATTGAGCGCCGAATCGAGCCACATCGGCCTGGGGCTTGCGCTGCCGGCGTGA
- the LOC100821648 gene encoding LOB domain-containing protein 42 → MRMSCNGCRVLRKGCSEGCTIRPCLEWIKSPDAQANATVFLAKFYGRAGLLNLLAAGPDDLRPALFRSLLYEACGRMVNPIYGSVGLLWSGRWEACQAAVEAVLKGERIVQVSSESVPAGQDTPPLRAYDIRHVAKDKEAADPLRVSRAGRTRFKRASSSTSKSNKGAKSVSPTPRQEPEQHDDHGRAPSREPCHEESAGSHNHGHVDDEGMVIGVEQTREESGQDTEVEAGSHVSQAEQSPLPVPPMRHVVHEEIGLELTLGLEPPAVTRLAMSPLARFDVSGLSAESSHIGLGLGLPA, encoded by the coding sequence ATGCGGATGAGCTGCAACGGGTGCCGTGTGCTGCGCAAGGGGTGCAGCGAGGGCTGCACCATCCGGCCGTGCCTGGAGTGGATCAAGAGCCCCGACGCGCAGGCCAACGCCACCGTCTTCCTCGCCAAGTTCTACGGCCGCGCCGGGCTGCTcaacctcctcgccgccggccccgaCGACCTCCGCCCGGCGCTCTTCCGCTCGCTGCTCTACGAGGCGTGCGGAAGGATGGTGAACCCGATCTACGGCTCCGTCGGGCTGCTCTGGTCCGGCCGCTGGGAGGCCTGCCAGGCTGCCGTAGAAGCCGTGCTCAAAGGGGAACGCATCGTCCAGGTCTCCTCCGAGTCCGTCCCCGCCGGTCAGGACACACCGCCGCTCCGGGCGTACGACATCCGCCATGTCGCCAAGGACAAAGAAGCCGCCGATCCGCTGCGTGTCTCGCGCGCTGGACGCACCAGATTCAAGCGCGcctcgtcctccacctccaagTCCAACAAGGGTGCCAAGAGCGTGTCCCCCACTCCAAGGCAAGAGCCAGAGCAGCACGATGACCACGGCCGTGCGCCGAGCCGTGAGCCCTGCCACGAGGAGTCGGCCGGCAGCCACAACCATGGCCATGTCGACGACGAAGGCATGGTGATCGGAGTCGAGCAAACGCGGGAAGAGTCGGGTCAGGACACCGAGGTTGAGGCCGGCTCGCACGTCAGCCAGGCGGAGCAGAGCCCTCTGCCGGTACCGCCGATGCGGCATGTCGTCCATGAGGAGATTGGGCTGGAGCTGACGCTCGGGCTGGAACCACCGGCGGTCACGCGCTTGGCGATGTCGCCACTGGCGCGCTTTGATGTGAGCGGATTGAGCGCCGAGTCGAGCCACATCGGCCTGGGGCTTGGCCTGCCGGCGTGA